AAGACGCCATGGGCGGCCCCGGCCAGTTCACGCCCATGCCCCACCGCAGCCCACTGTTTTTCCCTTGGCATCGGGTGTTCCTGCGCCAGTTCGAACGGGCACTGCAAATCACCGCGAATGACACCAGCATCACTTTGCCGTTCTGGGACTGGACACTGAACGGCCCCAACGATCCCTTCACCTCGAGCTTTCTTGGCGGCAATGGCGACCGCGCCCAAGATAATCGAGTGGTCACCGGCCCATTCGCCCAGCATGCCGGACGCTTCGACGTAAAGATCTGGGACCTGGACATCGGTGACCCCGGCCTGCGCCGTGAGTTCGGCGATGAAGCCGGTGCCCATCTGCCGGATAACGACCAGGTGAGCGCCGCCTTGTCGAGGACGCCCTACGCTGGCGGCCCAGACAGTTGGGTGAATTTTTGCGAAGGCATGCTGCATGACCCCGTGCATCGATGGGTGGGAGGCAATATGTCGTTTCCCACCTCGCCGAATGACCCGGTGTTCTTCCTGCATCACTGCTACCTCGACCTATTGTGGGAACGTTGGAAGCGCCAGCACCCGACCAGTGCCCCCTACCTGCCACAAACCAGCGTCCCCGGTATGGATCTGGAAGCAACACTGGTGTTTCACGCCTCCGGCAACACGGCACCCTGGGAGCAGACCTGGACCGTGAGCGACGTGATCACCACCGAAGCCCTGGATTACACCTATGGAGTGTTCACCAGCCCGCCACCGACCTGCCTGCCTCAACCACCGGCCTGCTCGCCCACACCGGGCCCTGTGGTGGACTTTGTCACTCACGAAGTAACTAACTAACCACAGGTGCCCGCCCCGCCTCCCTAGGCTGATGGCCTTGTCCACGACTCAAGGTCATCCGCCATGCCTGCCACACCGGATAAAGGTCCGCACTATTCATTGATCCAAAACAACCTGCCCGACTGGTTAACGACCGCCGCCTGGCAACGGGCACAGGCGCTGAGCCAGGCCCACTTGGGGCTACTGCCCGAACTATTGCACGCGCCCGCCGCGCTACACAGCCCGGCCAAGGTCGCCAATGCCAGAGCCTGGGCCTCACAAAACACCGTCGATCAACGCCTGAAGGCGCTGCAAGATGTGTACGCATTTGCCGAGCCCTTGCTGACCGCTGCCCTGCAGCACCGCTACGCGTTGACGCTGGATGTACGCGCCACCCATCTGTTTTTGGTCAGTGTCAGGGGCCGTTTCTCAAGGGCAGTACCAGCCGCACCGTGTCGTTGCTTAATGCGGCCCTGCGAAATTTTTCCAGCAGTGAACATTTCAGCCACAGCTCTCGCTACATCAGTCAACCGGACGCACTTGGGCACTTCGAGATCAAGGCGCACCATAGCCGAATGAGCATCGAGCAATTCATCGCCCTATGCCGCGAACTGGACCTAGGTGCGCAATACGCACGTCACCTGACACAACACCTGCTGCCACCGCTGGAAGCCGACCGGCATAGCCTGCAAGCCGAGGTCATCGCCAGCCAGCAGGCAGCCCTGAACAGTGCTGCGCACCTGGTCCAACTACGCGGCGACATCGAGCCGCAGGCTTTCCACCTGCTGCAACGCTGCGTGAAGGGTGAGCGCGGGGTAATGCAGTTTTATCGATTACGTATCATGAACACGCTGCTGACCGGCATCCTGTTGATCGCCGCCGATCTTGACCTGGCGAAGGACATTATGCCGGTGGTGGTGTATATCCCCCATGATCCCCACGGTGCCATTCAGGCTTACCCCAGCACACTGGCGTTTCGTGATGCGCTGACAATGAAGCTGCAGGACCCTGCCTACCGGCAGTTCTTCAGTCAGTTTGTGGACCAGCAGCAGCGGGGCGTTTTTATCGACGGACTGCAACAACGCGCGCCCTACAGCGCAAGTCGCATCGACGGCGAGTTGTGGCCGCAGATGTACCAGGCAGCGCTGAATAAAATGCTCAACGACGGCCGCGAACTCGCAGTGTCTACGGCAGATGCCGACAGTCATGCACGCTGGGCCTGGTGGGACTCGTTCAGTCATACCCTTGAGGGTGTACTCAACGTGGCGCTGATGGTCATCACGCCGTTCGTGCCGTTACTGGGAGAGGTGATGCTGGCCTACACCGCCTACCAACTGCTGGACGAAGTGGTCGAAGGCGTGGTTGACCTGGCCGAGGGCCAAGCGCTGGACGCCGTGAGGCATCTAGTGGGCGTGGTGAGTGATGTGGTGCAGTTGGCGACGTTCGGTGTTGGCGGCAAACTGGCCCAGTCGGCGTTCGTCAACCAACTCAAGGCGGTCGAGGTCAACGGCAAGACGCGACTATGGAACCCTGATCCGACGCCGTATAAGCAGGCCGTGCAATTACCGGCTGACTCCCTGCCGGACGAGCTGGGCGTACATACGCACGCAGGGCAAAAAATCTTGCCCATGGACGGCGCACAGTACGCCCTCAAGCTCGACCCGGCCAGCAACCAGCATCGCATCCTGCATGCCACCCGCGCCGACGCCTATGCGCCAACGATCCGCCGCAACGACAGCCCGCAAGCCTGGAATGACCGACGGCGCCTGCTCGAATTGGGGCCATACACTGACGCCCAACAGCAGCAGATTCTTGCCACCAGCGGCCTTGATCATGACGCGCTGCGCGCAGTACAGGCCGACCAGGTAGCCGCGCCGCTATTGGATGAAACACTCAAACGCATGCAACTGAACCAGCAGGCGGCGCAACTGCCCGAACGACTGCGCGCCGGCGAACCGGTTGATCAGGACACCTATTGGAGCCCCTACATCGCCCGCGAACTGCCGGGTTGGCCACAGGACCGGGCGATCCTTGTGTATGAAAACGCGGATCTCAGCGGCGACCACCTGCGCTTTGGCGAAGACGATGCGCCGCACACAGTGTCCATCAGCCGTGAAGACTTGAACCAAGGCAAATTACCCGAACGCCTGGTGGACAGCATGGACAGCACACAGCTCACACACCTGCTGGGCGAGCTGCCAGAAGGCCGCTCGGCACAAATCAATGTACTGCGCAATCGCCTCGCCGACCAACTCGCCCAACGCCAGGGTTCGTTGTTCGCTTACCTGTACCGCAACAGCGAAGACCTCACCACCGAGCGTGGCCTACGGGTGCGGGAGGCCTGCCCCGGACTGCCGAAAACGCTGGTAAACAACGTACTCAGCCACGCACAACCGGATGAGCTGACCACCCTGGACACCGAACGGCATCTGCCCTTGCGCCTGAAAAACCTCGCCCGGGAGCTGCACGGACAAGCCCTGGCTGCCGAAGCGTTCCAGGGTTTTTATGACCCTCACCTGCTTGGCCCAGTCACCGAGCAAATGGTCCTCGATACGTTGCGCGTGTACAGCGACAGCCTGGAAGATTGCCGCATCGAAATCCGCCAGCACTCGCCCATCGCCAATGTGCGTGCCAGTGCCGGCCCGCAAAACGCTCGCTCTCAGCGGCTGCTGCTGAATAAAGACCGACACTACGAGGTTTACGACAACGGTCAGGCCCGAGGCAAACCCGCCAGCGATTTGTTCGATGCCGTGCTTGACGCACTGCCCCCGCACAAAACCAAAGCCCTGGGTTTCGCACCGGGTGAAGGTGCGGCATTCAAACGCTGGATAATCGACACATTGCGCACACCGCAACAGCGTCGCGAGCTGTGGGCGGATTCGCCGCTCGGGGAAGCACAGTCCACTGACACCCTGGTACTTCTGCAAAAACCCATGCACCGCGCGGCAGCCTGGCTGTGCGACCTGTTCCCCGATCCGTTGGAACAAAGGGTCAAGACGCTTTATCCGTATGCCGAACAAACCATGATCGATACCTACCTGCAGACCCTCGCCGACCCGCTTCAACGCCAGCGCTTCGAAGCACGAAAGCTTGAGAAGGACGAGTTGCATCGCGAACTCACGCAGTGGATCACCCACGTGCCGGACGATGAACCGGCAGACATCGGCGAACAGCGCCTGTACCTGGCTAAATCGTTGCTACGGGCCTGGGAAGAAAACATCGACGCAGACGAAACCGGCATTCGCGTGAGCGTACGTAGCATACGGTTGCCCGGTTTGCTGGCGAACCTGCGGCTGAGCGCCAACTTCGATCATGTGTTGCACCTGGATTTGATCGACGCCCAACTCTTGGATACCGATACGTCATTTCTCACGAACTTCCCGCGACTGATCAGCCTTAGCCTGCGCAACAACAGACTGACGCGATTGCCAACGCCCCTGCAGGGCATGACGTCGCTGACGCACTTGAGCCTGGAGAGCAACCCCATCACATGGGACACCGCCGGCTTGAGCCAACTCGCCGACATGTCCCAACTGCGGCAACTGAACCTGAGCCATAACCGTGGCTTGACCCGAGCACCAGACCTGGGAGGCCTGGCGCATCTAGAAGCCTTGTCGTTGAACAACACCGGCATCAGCGAATGGCCTGACGGTTTGTTTGAACAGTCCAGGCCTTGGGGCTTCTACCTGGACATGCAAAACACCGCCATCAACAGCGTGCCGCAATTCTTGCCGTGGGCGCCCGAAGCCGAAGTAGTGGCCTGGGCCCGCCTTGACCGCAACCGATTGAGCGCGAGCGCCGAACAGCAATTGATCAGTTACCGACTGGCAGCCGGTTTGGACCCTTACCGTACGTATCCGCCCAAAGGCGACAGCCAATTCTGGCTGGCCAACCAACCAGTGGCGCTTCAAGAAAAATTGAAACAACAGTGGCTGGACCTTGAACAGGAGCACGGCGCCCAAGGTTTTTCGAGGTCCTGAAAAGCCTGGAACATTCGGATGTGTTTGAAGACGCGCGCGACGAAGCACGCTACGCACGCGGCCGCGCGCAACTGACCGACAAAGTCTGGCGCATGCTGCGGGCCATGCACGGCGACCACGCACTGCGTTCGCGCCTGTTCTTGATGGCTGGCAACCCAGTCACCTGCGCCGATGCCGGAGCACACATCTTTAATGCGATGGGGGTCGAGGTGCGCTTGGCAGAGATCAGCCGGGAGCCATCCGCCGCCCTGCGCGAGCGCGAACTGGTCGGGCTGGCCCGGGGCAAGTCACGCCTGGACCGGCTCAACCGATTCGCCCAGGCCGATATCCGCCAACGCATCGCACCGGTCTCGGACGGCGGACAAGGCCTGCGTTTCAGCACGCAGTTGGTTGACGGCGTGCCAGGCACGGTGGATGAAGTAGAGGTTTACATGGCCTATCACAGCGCCTTGCAAGGCCGCCTGAAACTGCCTTGGGTGTCGCCGCACATGCGCTATCGGGCCACGGCCGATGTCGGCCTGACACAGCTGGAAAATGCGTTCGATCATGTGTCGGGGCAGGAAGCCGGCGACGGGCTGGTAATAGCCCTGTTGGAACAACCGTTCTGGGAGCAATACCTGCGCGAAACCCATGCGCCGCGTTTCCAGGCCAGCCTCGACCGCGCCCATGCGCTAAGCGATTCACTCGATGACCTGCTATTTGCCCAGAACCAATGGGCCGGTGCGACGCCTGCGGAACGCATCACCCTACGATCCGGCCTGCTGGCACTGGCCGATGCACTGGGCGTGCCTCACGCCGAAGTGCTCAGTGGCCAGCCGATGACGACGCAGGCCTACGAACGCATTCTTGCCAGCGGTTTCAGCGAGGACATCCCCAGCGAATCGAACCTGGCTCGACATTTGACCCGCGAGGCGCTGCAGCGGCTGGATGCGCATGAGGCCGGCACCCTCTGAACGGGTGATCCAAAACAGTTGTGGGAGCAGACCGTTTGTCGGAGCGCGTTGCGCAGCGATAAAGATATATCTTAAGTTATATCTAGACACACACAGAGGCTCCCACCTATGCGAGACCATCCTCACCAGCGCGACGGCTTCGACCCGCGCGCAGGCCGGTCGCGGCCCCCGGGTGTTTGCACCCGGCGACCTGAAATTGCTGCTGCCGGCGCTGATCGCCGAGCAGCCCTGCCACGGCTATGACCTGATCCGCCAGATCGAAAGCCTGTTCGACGGCGCCTACACCCCAAGCCCCGGCGTGATCTACCCAACCCTGACCTTTCTGGAAGAAAGCGATTTGATCCAGGGCGACGCCGATGGCGGAAAAAACGCTACACAATTACCGACGCCGGTCGTCTCTTCTTAAGCGAGCAGCAGGTGGCGTTGGACGGCGTGCGCATGCGCATCGATGTGAGCAAACGCTCATTGCGCGGCCATGACCGCCCGCCCGAAATCCACGAGGCGGTGCATAACCTGCGCCACGCCCTGCACTCGCACCACGGGCGCTGGAGCCCGGAAGAAATCGTTCGTGTCGCGGCGCTGCTCAATCGCACCGCTCAAGCCATTGCCGACGGGAAAGACCAATGAATAGCCAAGTGATCCACCGCGTAAGCCACGAAATCAAACGCCGCCGTCTTGAAGTACTGCGAGTGGTCGACATCACCCCGCGCATGCGCCGCATCACCCTCGGCGGGCCTGAGCTGGCGGGGTTTGTCAGCCTGGGCAGTGACGACCACATCAAGCTGCTGTTCCCGCAGAACGCCGCCGAACAGGCCGCGCTGGAAAGCCCCACCTTCAACATCAAGGGTGACGGCCCGCAACCGGCGATGCGCGACTACACGCCACGCCGTTTCGACCTGAGCATCGGCGAGTTGGACATCGATTTTGTCCTGCATGGCGATGGCCCTGCGTCCACCTGGGCCGATCAGGTGCAGGTCGGCCAGCACCTGTATATCGGCGGGCCACGCGGCTCGATGATCGTGCCGGACATCTTCGACAGCTACCTGCTGATCGGCGATGAAACCGCCCTGCCCGCCATCGCACGGCGCCTGGAAGAGTTGCCGGCCGGGCGCACCGTACTGGCCGTGATTGAAATCGCCAACGCGGCAGAAAAGCAGGCGCTGAACAGTGCCGCGAACGTCGACGTGATCTGGGTGATTCGTGGCGAGGACGACCTGCTGGAGACCGTGCAGAAACTGACGCTGCCAAGTGGCTCGCTGTACAGCTTTGTTGCCACTGAGACCAAGCTGTCACGCCAGGTTCGCCGGGTACTGCTGGATACGCACAAGGTCAATGAGGAGTTCCTCAAGGCCGTGGGTTACTGGCGTGCCGAAGGCAGCGAAGAAGAGTGATATCTCAAACACACTAGAGCTCCAATGTGGGAGCTGGCTTGCCTGCGATGGCAGTGCATCAGCAGGCAATTCATTAGCTGACACACCGTCATCGCGGGCAAGCCCGGCTCCCACATTAGCTCGAAGGTGTTTTCAACAACCTGTCCAGCCCCAGCACCGTCAATGCAATCACGATGAACCCCGCCAATATCCCCCCGGCATTCACAAACACCTGTGGATAACCGAGCGCATCCACATCAATGAACGGGTACTGATACTGCCCAAGCAAATGCCCCCGCAACAGCACATAGGCGAAGTACACCAACGGGTAGATCACCCAGGCGCCGATGTGTTTGAACCGCAGGCTGCCCTTGGGCACCCACCGCCACCAGTAGATAAAAAACAGCGTCGGCATCACGTCGTGCAGCAGTTCGTCGGCGACAAATTGGAAGCCTTCGGGCTGCCACAAATGCCGCAGCAGCAGGTTGTAAGCCAGGCTCACCACCACGATGCTGATAGCGATACCGCTGCTGATTCCGGGTGCCAGAAAAAACCGCTTCGCGGCTGAATCACGCTGGACCAGGGCATAACTCAACACCACGACGACCAGGGTGTTGGTCAGCACGGTGAAGAAGCTGAAGAAGTTGATCAAGCCGCCCAGCAGGCTGGCGCCGGTGGACCAGCGTGAATAGAAAATCAGGTACTGCTGAATCGCCAGCCCCACCCAACCGGCCAGCGCCGCCACTGCGACAAAGCGCTTCACAGACTCAATCCAGCGGACGTTTGGTGCGCATCAGCTTGACGTACAACGCTTCGACTTTTTCCCGCGCCCAGGGGGTTTTGCGCAGGAACGTGAGGCTCGACTTGATGCTCGGGTCGCTCTTGAAGCAGCGGATATCAATGCGTTCGGCCAGGCCGTCCCATTCGTAATGCTCCACTAGCGTGGTGAGGACGTGTTGCAGGGTCACGCCGTGAAGTGGGTCGTTGCTTGTCGCGGTCATGCCGGGCCTTTTGCAAAAGAGGAAACACAGCCGCGCACCTTAGCCGACGGGGCGTACAGGTGGAAGCACCGCATTGAATATAGACCCTTGGGAAAAGTTCCCCTTTTCAGCGAAAAAAGAGATGTTATATTGTAACGATACTTATCAGATTGTTATGAAAAGTAACGTGCTCGATACCGTCTTAAGCCTGCTCTTTTTTGCCGTTTTGCCAAGGAATGTCCGATGTCCCTTTCTTCTCTGTGGCGCTTGACCCCGCTTGCCGCCGCCCTGCTGATCTGCTCCGAAGCCCACGCCCTGGAACTGCAACCTCAAGTCATCACCGGCAACCCGCTGGGCAGCGAACAACTTGCCTCGCCCACCACGGTGCTGGAAGGCGACGACCTGACCCTGCAACAAAAAGGTAGCCTGGGTGAAACCCTCAACAAGCAGCCAGGCGTGTCCTCCTCGTACTTCGGCCCCGGCGCCAGTCGGCCGATTATCCGTGGCCAGGACGGCGACCGGATTCGCCTGCTGCGCAATGGCGTCGGCGCGCTGGATGCCTCGTCGCTGTCCTACGACCACGCCGTACCGCTGGATCCGGTCAACGTTGACCGCATTGAAATCGTGCGCGGCCCGGCGGCGTTGCTGTACGGCGGCAGTGCCATCGGTGGCGTGGTCAACACCTTCGACAACCGCATCCCGACCGAAGCCATCGAAGGCATCCACGGTGCCGGTGAATTGCGCTACGGCGGCGCCGACACCACCCGCAGCAGTGCGGGCAAGCTGGAAGCCGGCAACGGCACGTTTGCCTTGCACCTGGACGCCAATGCGCGGGAATTCAACGACCTGAAAATCCCCGGCCAGGCCCGCAGCCGCCACGCGCCGGAGAGCGACGACGCGCCCGGTAAAAATGGTCGCCTGGGCAACAGCGACGGGCGCCAGGACGGCGGCGCAGTGGGCGGTTCCTACACCTGGGACGACGGTTATGCCGGCCTGTCCTACAGCAACTACGACGCCAACTACGGCTCGCCCGCCGAGCAGGACGTGCGCATCCGCATGAAGCAGGACCACTACGCCTTCGCCTCCGAAGTGCGCAACCTGCAGGGTCCGTTCACCTCGGTAAAAGTCGATGCGGGCTACACCGACTACGAACACCGCGAAATCGAAGGCGGCGAGACCGGCACGATCTTCAAGAACAAAGGCTATGAAGCTCGCGTTGAAGCCCGTCACCAGCCTATCGGGCCGTTCAATGGCGTGGTCGGCGCGCAAGTTACCCGCAACGAATTCTCCGCCCTCGGCGAAGAAGCCTTCGTGCCGCAGACCGACACCAACGCTGGCGCGCTGTTTATCCTCGAAGAAATGCAGGCCACCGAACGCCTGAAACTCAGCCTCGGCGGGCGCCTGGAACACACCAGCGTCGACCCGAATGCCAAGGGCAACGAGCGCTTTGCCGGTGCCGACAAGAGCAATGATTTCACCGCCGGTAGCCTGTCGTCCGGCGCGGTGTACACCCTCACGCCCATCTGGTCCCTGGCCGCGACCCTGGGCTACACCGAGCGCGCCCCGACCTTCTACGAGCTGTACGCCAACGGCGCCCACGTCGCCACCGGCACCTACGAGTTGGGCGACGCCAACCTGAAGAAAGAAAAAGCCGTGTCCAGCGACCTGGCCCTGCGCTTTGACAACGGCCCCCACAAGGGCAGCTTCGGCGTGTTCTACAGCCACTTCTCCAACTACATCGGCCTGCTAGGCAGCGGTCGCACGCTGAACGACGAGGGTGAAGAAGACGCCAGCGGCATCCCTGAGTACAAATACTCCGGTGTGCGTGCACGGTTCGCCGGCTTCGAAGCCCAGGATCACTGGAAGCTCGGCGAAAGCGCCTACGGCAAGTTCGCCCTTGAACTGTCGGGTGACTACACCCGCGCCACCAACCTCGACACGGGCGAAGCCTTGCCACGCATCGCACCGCTGCGCGTGAACAGTGGCTTGCTGTGGGAACTGGACCGCTGGCAGGCGCGGATCGATGTGGAGCATGCCGCCGGACAAGGCCGCGTGCCGGATAACGAAAGCGGCACCGACGGCTACACCACCTTGGGTGCCAGCGCGGGTTATCACTTCAACGTCGGTGGCAGCCAATGGCTGGCGTTTGTGAACGGTGAAAACCTGACCAACCAGACCGTGCGCTATGCCAGCTCGATCCTGCGCGATATTGCGCCGGCGCCGGGGCGCAGCGTGCAGTTTGGTGTGCGCACCACCTTCTAACCAACACCGCAATATCCCTGCGGACAAGGCCTATGTGGGAGCTGGCTTGCCTGCGATGCGGCCACCTCGGTATTTCAGTGATACCGAGGTGATGCCATCGCAGGCAAGCCAGCCTCCCATCGGCTTTTTGCAGCGACGATTCGTCACTGTTACCAAATCTGAAATGATGCATCTTGCGATTTACCCTTTCTCTGCGCGCCCACTCCCTTTATCCTTCCCGGCAACAAACTGAAACGTTTCACTTCCCCGGTCGACCCCATCTTGCCGAATTTCCCTACCCGCAAAGACAGCGCTGTCTCACTCCGACCTGCGCCTGGGAATAAATCGCCCGCCTGTGGATAACCACACTTATCCCCAGAAAAACCAAATAACGCTGAACCAAGCCCGTGCCGAATCGTCATCTACAGTGAAGCATGGGGTTACATAATTCAACGTAACGGAGAAACACACTATGAGCACTGATGGTGCCTCAAGCCCAAGTCGCCTGCTGCCCAGGCTGCTAGGCGTCTTGTTGCTGATCATGGGCCTGGCCTTGCTGGCCGGCGGCGTCAAGCTGAGCATGCTCGGCGGGTCGTTGTACTACCTGCTGGCCGGTATTGGCATCGCCCTGACCGGCCTGCTGCTGTTGGCTACCCATCGCGCCGCGCTGGGCCTGTACGCACTGGTGCTGTTCGCCAGCACCGTGTGGGCACTGTGGGAAGTCGGCCTGGACTGGTGGCAGTTGGTGCCGCGCCTGGCGCTGCTGTTCGCCTTGGGCATCGTCATGCTGCTGCCGTGGTTCCGTCGTCCGTTGCTGCGCACCCAACCTGCGCCACTGGGCACCGGCGCGCTGAGCATTGCCGTGGTATTGGCGGGTGCCACCGCGCTGGCCAGCCAATTCACCAACCCAGGTGAAATGGTCAAGACCGGCCAACTGGACCGCGACGCCGTACCGGGCATGGCCAGTGCTGCGCCGTCCCAGGCCGATGGCGACTGGAACTCCTATGGCCGTTCGGCCTTCGGTGATCGCTACTCGCCGCTGGCGCAGATCACCCCGGAAAACGCGCACAAACTGGTGCCAGCATGGACCTACCGCACGGGTGACATCCCTGGCCCGAACGATCCGGGTGAGACCACCGCGGAAAACACCCCGCTGAAAGTCAACGGCATGCTCTACGTGTGCACCCCGCACAGCCAGGTAATTGCCTTGGACCCGGACACCGGCAAGGAAATCTGGCGTTTCGATCCGAAGATCAGCAGCCAAGGCGCTGCGAACTTCAAGGGATGGGCGCACATGACCTGCCGTGGCGTGTCGTATCACGATGATGCGGTGTACGCCTCCGAGCAGAGCCCGACCGGTTCCGCCAGCCCGGCCCCCGTCAGCGCCGTGTGCCCGAAACGCATCTTCGTGCCGACTGCCGACACCCGTCTGATCGCCCTCAACGCCGATACCGGCAAGATGTGCGAAGACTTCGGTGACAAAGGTCAGGTCGACCTGCGTGCCAACATCGGCAGCTTTGCCCCAGGCGGTTACTACTCCACCTCGCCTCCGGCCGTGACCAAGAACCTGGTCGTGATCGGCGGCCACGTGACCGACAACGTCTCCACCGACGAGCCTAGCGGCGTGATCCGTGCGTTCGACGTGCACACCGGCAAGCTGGTGTGGAACTGGGACAGCGGCAACCCGGACGACACCACCCCGTTGGCCGAGGGCAAGACCTACACCCGCAACTCGCCAAACATGTGGTCGATGTTCGCCGTGGATGAAAAACTCGGCACCCTGTACCTGCCAATGGGCAACCAGATGCCCGACCAGTACGGCGGCGACCGTACCCCGGACTCCGAGAAGTACAGCGCCGGCCTCACTGCCCTGGACATCGACAGCGGCCACGTGAAATGGACCTTCCAGTTCACTCACCACGACCTGTGGGACATGGACGTAGGCGGCCAGCCAACCCTGATCGACATCAAGACCGCTGACGGCGTGAAGCAAGCGGTGATGGCGTCGACCAAGCAAGGCAGCATCTACGTGCTCGACCGTACCAACGGCCAGCCGGTGGTACCGATCAACGAAATCCCTGTTCCGCAAGGCGCAGTGGCTGGCGATCACACCTCCCCTACCCAGCCCAAGTCCGACCTGAACTTCATGCCGCCGCCCCTCAAAGAGCGCGACATGTGGGGCGTGACGCCGTTCGACCAACTGATCTGCCGGATCGACTTCAAGTCGATGCGCTACGACGGCCCGTTCACCCCGCCATCGCTGCAAGGCTCGATCGTTTACCCAGGTAACTTCGGCGTGTTCGACTGGGGCGGTATTTCCGTCGACCCGGTACGCCAGATCGCCTTCGTGAACCCGAGCTACATGGCGTTCAAATCCAAGTTGATCCCGGCTGCCGACATTGCCAAACAAGGCCCACGTGTCAGCGAAACCGAAGGCGTACAGCCGAACAAAGGCGCGCCCTACGGCGTGATCCTCGAAGCACTGCTGTCGCCAATGGGCCTGCCGTGCCAGGCACCGGCCTGGGGTTATGTAGCGGCGGTCGACCTGACCACCCACAAAACCATCTGGATGCACAAGAACGGCACCGTGCGTGACAGCTCGCCGGTTCCAATCCCACTGACCATGGGCGTGCCTAGCCTGGGCGGTACGTTCACCACCGCCGGTGGCGTGTCGTTCCTCAGCGGTACCCTCGACCAGTACCTGCGTGCCTATGACGTGAAAAACGGCAAGCAACTGTGGGAAGGCCGCCTGCCAGCAGGCGCGCAAACCACCCCGATGACCTACACCGGTAAAGACGGCAAGCAGTACGTGCTGGTCATGGCCGGCGGTCACGGTTCCCTGGGCACCAAGCAGGGTGACTATGTGATGGCGTTCAAACTGCCGGATTAAGCTCCACTGGCAGTAATAAAAGGCGGCGACCTGTTGAGGGTCGCCGCCTTTTCATGTGTGACAAAGATCAAAATGTGGGAGCGCCGGTGTACCCCTTAACCAAGCCTGACAGAACTCCCACAGTGAATTGCGCATGGCGTTACAGCGGCACGCGCTCGCGGCGCATCCACATTTCGAACGCCATGGCATTCAAGGGCCGGCTGATCAGGTAACCCTGGGCCGTGTCGCAGTTCCATTGCTTGAGCAATTTCAGGCTGGGGGCAAACTCCACGCCTTCCGCGACCACTTTGAGCCCCAGGTTGTGGCTCATCTCGATGGTGGAGCGCACGATCACCCCGTCACCGCTGGTGCTGTCGAGGTTGCGTACAAAGGACTGGTCGATCTTCAGCTCCTGCACCGGCAGACGCTGCAACTGCGCCAGCGACGAATAACCGGTGCCGAAGTCATCCACCGACAGGCTGATACCGCAGCCACGCAGTTGCTCCAGCACACTGAGCGCCTGCTGGGGGTTGTGCATGATCGC
The Pseudomonas poae DNA segment above includes these coding regions:
- a CDS encoding TonB-dependent receptor, producing MSLSSLWRLTPLAAALLICSEAHALELQPQVITGNPLGSEQLASPTTVLEGDDLTLQQKGSLGETLNKQPGVSSSYFGPGASRPIIRGQDGDRIRLLRNGVGALDASSLSYDHAVPLDPVNVDRIEIVRGPAALLYGGSAIGGVVNTFDNRIPTEAIEGIHGAGELRYGGADTTRSSAGKLEAGNGTFALHLDANAREFNDLKIPGQARSRHAPESDDAPGKNGRLGNSDGRQDGGAVGGSYTWDDGYAGLSYSNYDANYGSPAEQDVRIRMKQDHYAFASEVRNLQGPFTSVKVDAGYTDYEHREIEGGETGTIFKNKGYEARVEARHQPIGPFNGVVGAQVTRNEFSALGEEAFVPQTDTNAGALFILEEMQATERLKLSLGGRLEHTSVDPNAKGNERFAGADKSNDFTAGSLSSGAVYTLTPIWSLAATLGYTERAPTFYELYANGAHVATGTYELGDANLKKEKAVSSDLALRFDNGPHKGSFGVFYSHFSNYIGLLGSGRTLNDEGEEDASGIPEYKYSGVRARFAGFEAQDHWKLGESAYGKFALELSGDYTRATNLDTGEALPRIAPLRVNSGLLWELDRWQARIDVEHAAGQGRVPDNESGTDGYTTLGASAGYHFNVGGSQWLAFVNGENLTNQTVRYASSILRDIAPAPGRSVQFGVRTTF
- a CDS encoding glucose/quinate/shikimate family membrane-bound PQQ-dependent dehydrogenase produces the protein MSTDGASSPSRLLPRLLGVLLLIMGLALLAGGVKLSMLGGSLYYLLAGIGIALTGLLLLATHRAALGLYALVLFASTVWALWEVGLDWWQLVPRLALLFALGIVMLLPWFRRPLLRTQPAPLGTGALSIAVVLAGATALASQFTNPGEMVKTGQLDRDAVPGMASAAPSQADGDWNSYGRSAFGDRYSPLAQITPENAHKLVPAWTYRTGDIPGPNDPGETTAENTPLKVNGMLYVCTPHSQVIALDPDTGKEIWRFDPKISSQGAANFKGWAHMTCRGVSYHDDAVYASEQSPTGSASPAPVSAVCPKRIFVPTADTRLIALNADTGKMCEDFGDKGQVDLRANIGSFAPGGYYSTSPPAVTKNLVVIGGHVTDNVSTDEPSGVIRAFDVHTGKLVWNWDSGNPDDTTPLAEGKTYTRNSPNMWSMFAVDEKLGTLYLPMGNQMPDQYGGDRTPDSEKYSAGLTALDIDSGHVKWTFQFTHHDLWDMDVGGQPTLIDIKTADGVKQAVMASTKQGSIYVLDRTNGQPVVPINEIPVPQGAVAGDHTSPTQPKSDLNFMPPPLKERDMWGVTPFDQLICRIDFKSMRYDGPFTPPSLQGSIVYPGNFGVFDWGGISVDPVRQIAFVNPSYMAFKSKLIPAADIAKQGPRVSETEGVQPNKGAPYGVILEALLSPMGLPCQAPAWGYVAAVDLTTHKTIWMHKNGTVRDSSPVPIPLTMGVPSLGGTFTTAGGVSFLSGTLDQYLRAYDVKNGKQLWEGRLPAGAQTTPMTYTGKDGKQYVLVMAGGHGSLGTKQGDYVMAFKLPD